A single region of the Betta splendens chromosome 12, fBetSpl5.4, whole genome shotgun sequence genome encodes:
- the ndufa8 gene encoding NADH dehydrogenase [ubiquinone] 1 alpha subcomplex subunit 8 gives MPTTLEVPALHELNVDEIKVSSAVLKAAAHHYGSQCDKPNKEFMLCRWEEKDPRKCLEEGRKVNECALNFFRQIKGNCAESFTEYWTCLDYSGMTELRRCRQQQQVFDSCVLDKLGWERPDLGELSKVTKVSTPRALPENPYHSRARPEPNPVIEGKLEPSKYGSRLFFWNW, from the exons ATGCCAACAACGTTGGAAGTCCCCGCATTGCATGAGCTGAATGTAGATGAG ATCAAGGTTTCCTCTGCTGTGCTGAAGGCTGCTGCCCACCACTATGGCTCCCAGTGTGACAAACCCAACAAGGAGTTTATGCTCTGTCGCTGGGAGGAAAAGGATCCCAGGAAGTGTCtagaagaaggaaggaaagtgAACGAATGTGCACTCAATTTCTTCAG GCAAATCAAGGGAAACTGTGCAGAGTCCTTCACAGAGTACTGGACCTGTCTGGATTATTCAGGCATGACAGAACTGCGGCGTTGCCGTCAACAGCAACAAGTCTTTGACAGCTGCGTGCTTGATAAGCTGGGCTGGGAGAGACCTGATCTTGGAGAACTGTCCAAG GTGACCAAAGTGTCGACCCCACGGGCTCTCCCTGAGAACCCCTACCATTCTAGAGCGCGTCCTGAGCCCAACCCAGTCATCGAGGGTAAACTGGAGCCTTCAAAGTATGGCAGCAGGTTATTCTTCTGGAACtggtga